In the genome of Bryobacteraceae bacterium, one region contains:
- the hflK gene encoding FtsH protease activity modulator HflK, translating to MHQHKLEFSASIDHREDRLERIRYFGFAAVVGVLLLLNLTGVFRYVLGIDTAAILTVIAGYRTFYNAIHGLLERTISADLAICIAVIAALSVGEYLAAAEAMFIMLLGEGLEGYAAKRTSTAITRFVEQMPRRARVLRDGEETEVDVARLVEGDTIVVRAGERIAADGIVAQGASAVDESTITGESLPRDKDIGAEVFSGTLNGHGLLHIRVTRAGDDTTLARVIHLVEQARERRAPVERLADQWAKYFVPLLLLAGAGTYYFTQDWLRTVAVLIVGCPCALILATPTAMVAAIGGLARRGILVRGGTILQEAAKIDTIVFDKTGTVTEGRFEILKIVPAGRGEQDVLALAAAAESGSDHMLARVVVEQARERGLAIPAVESARILPGRGAEAAVAGAIVRAGSAAYLSEYGVVGAAPILDEADRLGATVVLVAEDTSLAGGILLRDRIRPGLHDATHDLEHLDITHQVMLTGDRRRPAEVIAREVGIPNVEAELLPEHKLERIRQWISQGRRVAMIGDGVNDAPALAAAHVGVAVSGASDITAEAADVVYMGHSLDKLPKLFEVSRRAVSTAWQNIIVFAVIVNITAIALASTGVMGPLGAAFTHQIASFLVMLNSLRLLAVEKPAREAKTSGWWTAIERRWKLWLSRVEPREWLHALWENRERYKRPAAIAAGMLLVLNGFYAVRPDEVGVIERFGRKVTPYSEPGLHYKLPWPVEKLTRVKARQVRVAELGFRSAAVGTEAEPAAYEWNVQHRAGRFQRRPEESLMVSGDQNMTELTATVHYRISSPGDFLFNHFDGETTVRAAVESVIQAVITSTPLDQALTTNRREIEARAAKMLQAALDRYRAGVEVIQVKLLDVHPSLEVVDAFRDVSGAFEEKNRLVNEAEGYRNEQVALARGSAEASKLAAAGYSAGRKNRAAGDAARFTQSEAAFRANPAANEKRLYLETMEQVLPGKKKFIVDSTRHRRHLLLLEDGVELGAAAPAVTGAAMPPIPMEDRE from the coding sequence GTGCACCAGCACAAGCTCGAATTTTCGGCGTCGATCGATCATCGCGAGGACCGGCTCGAAAGAATCCGGTATTTCGGGTTCGCGGCCGTCGTCGGAGTGCTCCTGCTTCTGAACCTGACGGGTGTGTTCCGTTACGTGTTGGGCATCGACACGGCGGCGATCCTCACTGTCATCGCCGGATACCGCACTTTCTACAACGCCATCCACGGGCTGCTCGAGCGGACCATCTCGGCGGATCTCGCCATCTGTATCGCGGTGATCGCAGCGCTTTCGGTGGGCGAGTACCTGGCGGCGGCCGAGGCAATGTTCATCATGCTGCTCGGCGAGGGGCTCGAGGGCTACGCAGCCAAGCGCACGTCGACGGCGATCACGCGGTTCGTGGAGCAGATGCCCCGGCGAGCACGTGTGCTGCGGGATGGCGAAGAGACCGAGGTCGACGTGGCGCGGCTGGTGGAAGGCGACACCATCGTGGTACGCGCCGGGGAACGGATCGCGGCGGACGGGATTGTCGCGCAGGGGGCATCGGCGGTCGACGAATCGACGATCACCGGGGAGTCACTACCGCGAGACAAGGACATCGGAGCGGAGGTTTTCTCCGGCACGCTCAACGGACACGGGCTGCTGCACATACGGGTGACCCGCGCCGGCGACGACACCACGCTCGCCCGCGTCATCCATCTGGTGGAACAAGCGCGGGAGCGCCGCGCCCCGGTGGAGCGGCTGGCGGATCAATGGGCGAAGTACTTCGTGCCGCTGCTGCTGCTGGCCGGCGCGGGGACGTACTATTTCACCCAAGACTGGCTGCGGACCGTGGCCGTGCTGATCGTGGGATGCCCGTGCGCGCTGATCCTGGCGACGCCGACGGCGATGGTGGCGGCGATCGGCGGGCTCGCCCGGCGCGGCATCCTGGTGCGCGGCGGAACGATCCTGCAGGAAGCGGCGAAGATCGACACGATCGTGTTCGATAAGACAGGCACGGTCACCGAAGGCCGCTTTGAGATATTGAAGATCGTGCCTGCGGGCCGCGGCGAACAGGATGTGCTGGCGCTGGCGGCGGCGGCGGAATCCGGGTCTGACCACATGCTGGCGCGCGTCGTCGTCGAGCAGGCGCGAGAGCGCGGTTTGGCGATTCCCGCGGTGGAGTCCGCGCGGATTCTGCCGGGTCGGGGCGCTGAGGCGGCGGTGGCGGGCGCTATCGTGCGCGCGGGCAGCGCGGCGTACTTGAGCGAATATGGCGTGGTAGGCGCGGCTCCGATCCTCGACGAAGCGGATCGCCTGGGCGCGACGGTGGTTCTCGTCGCTGAAGACACGTCGCTCGCAGGCGGCATCCTGCTGCGCGACCGGATTCGCCCCGGCCTGCATGACGCCACGCACGATCTCGAACATCTCGATATCACGCACCAGGTGATGCTCACCGGCGACCGCCGGCGACCGGCCGAGGTGATCGCGCGCGAGGTGGGGATCCCGAACGTCGAAGCCGAATTGCTTCCGGAGCACAAGCTCGAGCGCATCCGGCAGTGGATCTCGCAGGGGCGGCGCGTCGCTATGATCGGCGACGGCGTGAACGACGCTCCGGCCCTGGCGGCGGCGCACGTTGGCGTGGCGGTGAGCGGCGCCAGCGATATCACGGCCGAGGCGGCGGACGTGGTCTACATGGGCCACTCGCTCGACAAGCTACCCAAGTTGTTTGAGGTGTCGCGGCGAGCGGTCAGCACCGCATGGCAGAACATCATCGTGTTCGCGGTGATCGTGAACATCACAGCGATCGCACTCGCGTCGACTGGCGTGATGGGCCCGTTGGGCGCGGCGTTCACGCACCAGATCGCGTCATTCCTGGTGATGCTGAATTCGCTGCGTCTGCTGGCCGTGGAGAAGCCTGCGCGAGAGGCGAAGACAAGCGGCTGGTGGACGGCGATCGAGCGGCGGTGGAAACTCTGGCTCTCGCGGGTTGAGCCGCGGGAGTGGCTGCATGCGCTCTGGGAGAATCGGGAGCGCTACAAGCGGCCGGCGGCGATCGCCGCTGGGATGCTGCTTGTGCTGAACGGCTTCTATGCCGTCCGGCCGGACGAGGTGGGTGTGATCGAGCGCTTTGGCCGCAAGGTGACACCCTACAGCGAGCCCGGGCTCCACTACAAGCTCCCTTGGCCGGTGGAGAAGTTGACTCGGGTGAAGGCGCGGCAGGTGCGCGTGGCCGAGCTCGGCTTCCGGTCAGCAGCGGTTGGGACCGAGGCGGAGCCCGCCGCCTACGAGTGGAACGTGCAGCACCGCGCCGGGCGATTCCAGCGGCGGCCGGAGGAGTCTCTGATGGTATCGGGCGATCAGAACATGACTGAGCTCACGGCCACGGTGCACTACCGGATCTCCTCGCCGGGTGACTTTCTCTTCAACCATTTTGACGGCGAGACAACGGTGCGCGCGGCGGTTGAATCGGTGATCCAGGCGGTGATCACCTCGACTCCGCTCGACCAGGCGCTAACGACGAATCGGCGGGAGATCGAGGCGCGCGCAGCGAAGATGCTGCAGGCGGCTCTGGACCGATACAGGGCGGGCGTGGAGGTCATCCAGGTGAAGCTGCTCGACGTACACCCGTCGCTCGAAGTGGTGGACGCGTTCCGCGACGTTTCCGGCGCCTTCGAAGAGAAGAACCGCCTGGTGAACGAAGCCGAGGGCTACCGCAATGAACAGGTGGCGTTGGCGCGCGGATCGGCCGAAGCGAGCAAGCTGGCGGCGGCGGGGTACTCAGCGGGGCGGAAGAATCGAGCCGCCGGCGACGCAGCGCGGTTCACCCAATCCGAGGCGGCGTTCCGCGCGAATCCGGCGGCGAACGAAAAGCGGTTGTACCTGGAAACGATGGAGCAGGTGCTGCCGGGAAAGAAGAAGTTCATCGTGGACTCGACGCGGCACAGACGCCACCTGCTGCTGCTCGAGGACGGCGTGGAACTAGGCGCGGCGGCGCCGGCGGTAACCGGTGCGGCGATGCCGCCGATTCCGATGGAGGATCGCGAGTAA
- the hflC gene encoding protease modulator HflC encodes MHQEGHHHGHHHGHDRHHGHDDHRDDHDHVEQPPRDWSRYRPLLYFLGALWFVWATFFTVRETEFVLVTQFGRPLYTVTEAGLHLKWPFHNATYFDRRLRIYNPRPSEFLTRDKKNLVVESYVAWKIEDPKRFVESVGDAVAAEMRLHDIVWSGLAAALGTHDLESIISANPEAVKAGQMMDNLSELTGKRALSEYGIRVVDVRLKRINLPEQNKQSVFARMRAERERIARQYRAEGEEQALSIRAEADRRAEEIRSEAYKEAERVKGEGDAESTRVYSQAYSRNPRFYKLLRTLESYKKIFDDKTTAILSSDSELMRVLMRGENAQ; translated from the coding sequence ATGCATCAGGAAGGACACCACCACGGACACCATCATGGCCATGATCGCCATCATGGCCATGACGACCACCGCGACGATCATGACCACGTGGAGCAGCCTCCCCGGGATTGGAGCCGGTACCGTCCGCTGCTTTATTTCCTAGGCGCGCTGTGGTTCGTCTGGGCGACCTTTTTCACCGTGCGTGAGACCGAGTTCGTGCTGGTGACGCAGTTCGGCCGGCCGCTCTACACGGTGACCGAAGCCGGGCTGCACCTGAAGTGGCCGTTCCACAACGCGACGTATTTCGATCGGCGACTGCGCATCTACAACCCGCGGCCGAGCGAATTCCTCACGCGGGACAAGAAGAACCTGGTGGTTGAAAGCTACGTGGCGTGGAAGATAGAGGACCCGAAGCGGTTCGTCGAGTCCGTGGGCGACGCCGTGGCGGCGGAGATGCGGCTGCACGACATCGTGTGGTCCGGGCTTGCGGCCGCGCTCGGCACGCACGACCTCGAGTCGATCATTTCGGCGAACCCGGAGGCCGTGAAGGCCGGCCAGATGATGGACAACCTCTCCGAGCTGACGGGCAAGCGGGCGCTCTCCGAGTATGGCATCCGAGTGGTCGACGTTCGACTGAAGCGCATCAACCTGCCAGAACAAAACAAGCAAAGCGTGTTTGCGCGTATGCGGGCCGAGCGCGAGCGAATCGCGAGGCAGTATCGCGCCGAGGGCGAAGAGCAGGCGCTTTCAATCCGGGCCGAAGCGGACCGGCGCGCCGAGGAGATCCGCTCCGAAGCTTATAAGGAAGCGGAGCGCGTGAAGGGCGAGGGTGACGCGGAGTCGACTCGCGTCTATAGTCAGGCGTATTCGCGGAATCCGCGGTTCTACAAGCTCCTGCGCACGCTCGAATCTTATAAGAAGATCTTCGACGACAAGACGACGGCGATTCTGAGTTCGGATTCGGAGTTGATGCGCGTTCTGATGCGCGGCGAAAACGCACAATGA
- a CDS encoding ABC transporter permease subunit encodes MTNSFRARQALAIARLELRRAFFSKRAFWVWFLAFFPVLIFLGHVLEVRYRQQHWSGQAVTAAQIDTVVEGESPDAVRERLGEPIRRFRWRERRSRDEEPVQRERLQYSDGRRRADFVFQEDRLISRNIRPVVDFEEDKLIFAGVFQYFYLKLAIFFGCLGIFMNLFRGEMLDKTLHFWLLIPARRSVLLAGKYLAGLGASIVIFSAGVTLSFVTLLAAQYPAEARAYWDSGGAAHLGWYVAAAALACAGYGSVFLAAGLLLRNPIVPAVALLFWEGINGFLPAMLQKLSVLYYVQSLCPIPPPMDDDMPALARLLLAPAEPAPAWTAVLGVIGVTALVLWLASRAVNRLEINYSSD; translated from the coding sequence GTGACGAATTCCTTCCGCGCGCGGCAGGCGCTCGCAATCGCGCGGCTCGAGCTGCGGCGCGCCTTCTTTTCCAAGCGCGCTTTCTGGGTGTGGTTTCTGGCTTTCTTCCCGGTCCTGATCTTTCTTGGCCACGTGTTGGAGGTTCGATACCGGCAACAGCATTGGTCCGGTCAGGCGGTGACCGCGGCCCAAATCGATACCGTGGTGGAGGGTGAGTCACCCGACGCCGTGCGCGAGCGGCTCGGCGAGCCGATCCGGCGGTTCCGATGGCGGGAGCGCCGGAGTCGCGATGAGGAACCGGTGCAACGAGAGCGCCTTCAATACTCCGACGGACGCCGCCGTGCGGATTTCGTCTTCCAGGAAGACCGGCTAATCAGCCGGAATATCCGGCCGGTGGTGGATTTCGAAGAAGACAAACTGATTTTCGCCGGAGTGTTCCAGTACTTCTATTTGAAGCTCGCGATCTTTTTCGGGTGCCTCGGCATCTTCATGAACCTGTTCCGCGGGGAGATGCTTGACAAGACTCTTCATTTCTGGCTGCTGATTCCGGCACGGCGATCGGTGTTGCTGGCCGGGAAGTATTTGGCCGGGCTGGGCGCATCCATCGTCATCTTTTCGGCGGGAGTGACGCTCAGCTTCGTCACGCTGCTGGCGGCGCAGTACCCGGCCGAGGCGCGGGCCTATTGGGATTCGGGCGGGGCCGCTCATCTCGGATGGTACGTGGCCGCCGCAGCGCTTGCCTGCGCCGGCTACGGAAGCGTTTTTCTGGCCGCCGGCCTGCTGCTGCGAAACCCGATCGTGCCGGCCGTCGCCCTTCTGTTCTGGGAAGGCATCAACGGATTTCTGCCGGCGATGCTGCAGAAACTTAGCGTGCTTTACTACGTCCAGTCGCTGTGTCCGATCCCACCGCCCATGGACGACGACATGCCGGCGCTGGCACGCCTGCTGCTGGCTCCGGCGGAACCGGCCCCGGCTTGGACGGCGGTGCTAGGCGTGATCGGGGTTACGGCGCTGGTACTGTGGCTCGCATCGCGTGCGGTGAACCGGCTCGAGATCAACTACAGTTCGGACTAG
- a CDS encoding ABC transporter ATP-binding protein codes for MSDPALVVLDEVSKFYGDVLGVNRVTLRIPPGITALVGPNGSGKTTLMNLMTGLIHPDRGSVQIRGISPEDPERMMRITGYATQFDSAPRGSTGYEFVSTALMLFGFPETETDRLTWQALDRVRLREAAHRKVAGYSKGMRQRIRLAQAIAHDPEVLILDEPLNGLDPLVRAETIALFREFAARGRHVILSSHVLGEVDVISDQVILIANGSILAEGRIRHVREEMQEHPSQFLVRCDDASRLAAVLFSEAHITEVRLHDDRAGLLVHTRSREEFSRLLGRLAVDGHRIDSVMPADENVDSLYGYLIGGGQ; via the coding sequence GTGAGCGACCCCGCGCTGGTTGTGCTCGATGAGGTCTCGAAGTTCTACGGCGATGTGCTCGGCGTAAACCGCGTGACGCTGCGGATTCCGCCGGGCATCACGGCGCTCGTCGGCCCGAACGGGTCCGGGAAGACAACGCTGATGAACCTGATGACCGGACTGATCCATCCGGACCGAGGGTCCGTGCAGATTCGCGGGATCTCGCCGGAGGACCCGGAACGGATGATGCGGATCACCGGCTACGCCACGCAGTTCGATTCCGCGCCGCGCGGCTCGACGGGCTATGAATTCGTTTCCACGGCGCTGATGCTGTTCGGATTCCCGGAGACCGAAACGGACCGCCTGACATGGCAGGCGCTGGACCGTGTCCGCCTGCGCGAAGCGGCGCATCGCAAGGTAGCCGGCTATTCGAAAGGAATGCGGCAGCGCATCCGGCTGGCGCAGGCGATCGCGCACGACCCAGAGGTGCTGATTCTCGACGAACCGCTGAACGGGCTCGATCCGCTGGTGCGAGCGGAAACCATCGCGCTTTTCCGCGAGTTCGCCGCCCGGGGACGTCACGTGATTCTCTCGAGCCACGTGCTGGGGGAGGTGGACGTCATCTCAGACCAGGTGATCCTGATCGCGAATGGGAGCATTCTGGCCGAGGGCCGTATCCGCCACGTCCGGGAGGAAATGCAGGAACATCCGAGCCAGTTCCTGGTTCGCTGCGATGACGCGTCGCGGCTGGCGGCGGTGCTATTCAGTGAGGCCCACATCACGGAAGTACGGCTGCATGACGATCGCGCCGGTCTGCTGGTGCACACCCGGAGCCGCGAGGAGTTTTCGAGATTGCTGGGACGCCTGGCCGTCGATGGACACCGCATCGACAGCGTGATGCCGGCCGACGAGAACGTCGACTCGCTGTATGGCTACCTGATCGGAGGCGGACAGTGA
- the hflK gene encoding FtsH protease activity modulator HflK codes for MTLLLDTAAEKPKAAIAAMRNRGWDRRHLVGALVLLWLGSGIYIVPADQQAVVTRFGAVVEKRALPGIHFALPWPIDRVTKLRVRQTQRLVVGGGVSDAVLGRMQPIVSQFLTGDKNIIHLRVVVQYSVAEPDKYLFSAVDIPATVGAAVEATLSRLIAHRNVDAVLTTEKVAIQDEVRAAAQQVILDYDAGVQVANVNIESAAPPPEARDAFNDVASARADSARIVNEAQGYSNDVIPKARGEAQQMLEAAQAYRQRKINEAIGDADRFTQVAAEYGRAEAVNGRRLYAETMEQVLPKIRKMFVDANGNLDLTIVRKGDPPPGAAKK; via the coding sequence ATGACCCTACTGCTCGACACAGCCGCCGAGAAGCCGAAAGCCGCGATCGCCGCCATGCGCAACCGCGGGTGGGACCGGCGTCATCTTGTCGGCGCACTGGTGCTGCTGTGGCTTGGGAGCGGCATCTATATCGTGCCGGCGGATCAGCAGGCCGTGGTGACACGGTTCGGCGCGGTTGTCGAGAAGCGAGCGTTGCCCGGGATCCACTTCGCGCTGCCGTGGCCAATCGACCGCGTGACGAAGCTCAGGGTTCGGCAGACGCAGCGGCTAGTGGTGGGCGGCGGGGTTTCCGATGCCGTGCTGGGGCGGATGCAGCCGATCGTCTCGCAGTTCCTCACCGGAGACAAGAACATCATTCATCTTCGGGTGGTGGTGCAGTATTCGGTGGCCGAGCCGGACAAGTACTTGTTCTCGGCGGTGGATATTCCGGCCACGGTGGGCGCGGCCGTGGAAGCGACGCTATCGCGGCTCATTGCGCATCGAAACGTCGACGCGGTGCTCACGACGGAGAAGGTCGCGATTCAGGACGAGGTACGCGCCGCGGCGCAGCAGGTGATCCTCGACTACGACGCCGGCGTGCAGGTGGCGAACGTGAACATCGAGTCCGCGGCGCCGCCGCCGGAAGCGCGCGACGCGTTCAACGACGTGGCCAGCGCCAGGGCCGACTCGGCGCGGATCGTCAATGAAGCGCAGGGCTATTCGAACGACGTGATCCCGAAGGCGCGCGGGGAAGCGCAGCAAATGCTCGAGGCGGCGCAGGCTTATCGGCAGCGCAAAATCAATGAGGCCATCGGCGACGCCGACCGATTCACGCAGGTAGCCGCCGAATACGGACGCGCCGAGGCGGTGAACGGCCGGCGGCTCTACGCGGAGACCATGGAGCAGGTTCTGCCGAAGATCCGCAAGATGTTCGTGGACGCGAACGGGAACCTCGATTTGACGATCGTGCGCAAGGGCGATCCGCCTCCGGGCGCTGCAAAGAAATGA
- a CDS encoding ABC transporter permease yields MRAALRLIRYSPGTVLAASLLLAAGIGAAITIHSVIDAVLFRPTGLRDPEQLAAIYAKRETARGFPYSWISYADWRAVRERRDTIDDIALWFDTDLAYREREGTRRIRGQVVTPNFFRLTGAPLTTGRGFVEKDGAVAVVDEAFCGGCLGRTLTLNGQPFTVVGVARRGFPGVTLLRAPQVWVPLSQYRAVLKIPDPERIFTRPDFRIFAAAARLRPGVSVETANESLRTLSTNEELRLTALPLRDVRVGIADQPNVERYLFLIAGLVAMLLVLTAASAGGLLLAHTSARQRDIAIRTALGATRGALLRQSIAESGVPAVLGGAGGIIVASVLAPFAGRLAAMQTGLPVDPVLDARTMVFAALACTASAALAGVAPALGTTVAVTERNGTPRPSRLRTGLVAGQFALCTTLGFGAILLAGSMRELAAVDTGYGARTVAAMTIDMSGSTHRAALQRDVISRVAGAAGVDAASLSLSRPLSRVHSAAAITWESGLEPIASGRNWVSPAYFDTVGLPLVRGRAFREDDQAVAIVSETLARQAFGERDPVGRQIRIQGGETLQIVGVARDAKYRSPAEAATPYFYQPLFEADLHQVTLLVRTAGAPARWLETVRREIAAIDRDLPVFDASTYEEQERLATVRQRTAAWLSGLIAAIAAGLAAAGLFGLMAAQTTARTREFGVRLAVGASRGDVAGLVFGGAAKLAAAGAALGAVGCVWVARVSAWLLFGVTPADPGAAGVLVLSLSLIVAAAAWVPARRATRVDPASALRAE; encoded by the coding sequence GTGCGCGCCGCCCTCCGTCTGATTCGCTACAGTCCCGGCACGGTTCTCGCCGCATCGCTGCTGCTCGCGGCGGGCATCGGCGCCGCCATCACGATCCACAGCGTGATCGACGCGGTGCTGTTCCGGCCGACCGGCCTGCGCGATCCGGAACAACTCGCCGCCATTTACGCAAAGCGCGAAACGGCGCGTGGCTTTCCCTACTCCTGGATCAGCTATGCGGACTGGCGGGCCGTCCGCGAGCGGCGCGACACGATCGACGACATCGCCCTTTGGTTTGACACCGACCTCGCCTATCGCGAGCGCGAAGGCACGCGGCGCATTCGCGGTCAGGTGGTGACGCCAAATTTTTTCCGCTTGACGGGTGCTCCGCTCACCACCGGCCGCGGGTTCGTCGAGAAGGACGGCGCGGTGGCGGTGGTGGACGAGGCTTTCTGCGGCGGGTGCCTCGGCCGCACGCTGACGCTCAACGGCCAACCGTTCACCGTAGTGGGCGTCGCAAGGCGAGGTTTTCCTGGCGTGACCCTGCTTCGAGCGCCACAAGTATGGGTTCCGCTTTCGCAATACCGCGCCGTTCTGAAGATTCCCGATCCGGAGCGTATCTTCACCCGGCCGGATTTCCGTATCTTCGCAGCGGCGGCGAGACTGCGGCCGGGCGTAAGCGTGGAGACAGCCAACGAATCACTTCGAACGCTCTCGACAAATGAAGAATTGCGGCTCACCGCCTTGCCGTTGCGTGACGTGCGCGTGGGTATCGCGGATCAGCCAAACGTCGAGCGCTACCTGTTCCTGATCGCCGGACTCGTGGCGATGCTGCTGGTGTTGACGGCGGCGAGCGCGGGTGGGCTGCTGCTGGCTCACACTTCGGCTCGGCAGCGCGACATCGCCATCCGCACGGCGCTCGGCGCCACGCGTGGAGCCTTGCTGCGGCAGTCGATTGCCGAAAGCGGTGTTCCAGCGGTGCTCGGCGGCGCCGGCGGAATCATTGTGGCCAGCGTCCTCGCACCTTTCGCCGGGCGGCTCGCGGCGATGCAGACCGGGCTTCCCGTTGACCCGGTGCTCGACGCGCGCACGATGGTTTTCGCCGCGCTGGCTTGCACCGCCTCCGCAGCGTTGGCCGGTGTAGCCCCCGCCCTTGGGACCACCGTCGCGGTGACAGAGCGCAACGGAACGCCGCGTCCGTCGCGGCTGCGGACAGGGCTCGTCGCAGGACAGTTCGCCCTCTGCACGACGCTCGGGTTCGGCGCGATCCTGCTTGCCGGATCGATGCGCGAACTCGCCGCCGTCGATACCGGATACGGAGCGCGAACGGTGGCCGCGATGACCATCGATATGAGTGGTTCCACCCACCGCGCGGCCCTGCAGCGGGATGTCATCAGCCGCGTCGCAGGCGCCGCGGGCGTGGACGCCGCGAGTCTCTCCCTGTCACGTCCGCTTTCGCGCGTGCACAGCGCGGCCGCGATTACCTGGGAGAGCGGTCTGGAGCCAATTGCTTCCGGCCGGAACTGGGTGTCGCCAGCATACTTTGACACTGTAGGCCTCCCGTTGGTTCGAGGCCGGGCGTTTCGTGAGGACGACCAAGCGGTGGCGATCGTTAGCGAGACGCTCGCGCGCCAGGCGTTCGGCGAGCGCGACCCCGTGGGCAGGCAGATCCGTATTCAAGGCGGTGAGACGCTGCAGATCGTCGGTGTGGCGCGGGACGCCAAATACCGTTCGCCCGCCGAGGCGGCGACTCCATACTTCTATCAACCGCTTTTCGAAGCCGACCTCCACCAAGTGACGCTGCTCGTTCGCACGGCGGGCGCGCCGGCCCGATGGCTCGAAACGGTGCGGCGCGAGATCGCCGCCATAGATCGCGACCTGCCCGTGTTCGACGCGAGCACCTACGAAGAACAGGAGCGGCTGGCCACCGTCCGGCAGCGCACCGCAGCGTGGCTGAGCGGACTAATCGCAGCAATCGCCGCCGGACTTGCGGCAGCCGGCCTCTTTGGGCTGATGGCCGCGCAGACGACGGCGCGGACGCGGGAGTTCGGAGTCCGCCTAGCGGTGGGAGCAAGCCGGGGCGACGTAGCCGGACTGGTGTTCGGCGGCGCGGCGAAGCTGGCTGCGGCGGGCGCGGCGCTCGGAGCCGTCGGCTGCGTGTGGGTGGCGCGGGTCTCGGCGTGGCTGTTGTTCGGCGTGACTCCCGCAGACCCTGGAGCCGCTGGCGTTCTCGTGCTGAGCCTTTCCTTGATCGTGGCCGCCGCGGCATGGGTTCCGGCCCGGCGCGCCACTCGCGTCGATCCGGCCTCGGCGCTGCGAGCCGAGTGA
- a CDS encoding class I SAM-dependent methyltransferase: MPPQPDPAPVLDLIQAFRRSKTMFVAVSLGIFDRLAGNSKAAVDIRREDENLDSLIRLLDACVALGLLEREDEVYSNAAVAEAYLRRDSPTTMTGYIQYSDNVLYQLWGNLGDAVREGTHRWKQTFGADGPIFSQLYRTEESMREFLLGMHGQGMLSAPLVAAAFDLSRFRRIVDLGGATGHLAMAVAVRYPEMQAAVFDLPHVVEHSRPFVEGTRVELIGGDFFSDPLPPADLYALGRIVHDWAEDKIQALLARINAALPSGGALLIAESLLDDDLKGPVATHMQSLSMLLCTEGRERSFPQYAELLEQAGFGKVEGKLTGSVVDAVLAVKL, from the coding sequence ATGCCCCCTCAGCCAGACCCAGCCCCGGTACTCGACCTCATCCAGGCCTTCCGCCGCTCGAAGACCATGTTCGTTGCGGTTTCGCTCGGAATCTTCGACCGTCTTGCCGGTAATTCCAAGGCCGCGGTGGACATTCGCCGCGAAGATGAGAACCTCGATTCTCTGATCCGCCTCCTTGATGCCTGCGTCGCGCTCGGGTTGCTCGAACGCGAGGACGAGGTCTACTCGAACGCCGCAGTCGCGGAAGCGTATCTCCGCCGCGACAGCCCCACCACCATGACCGGATACATCCAGTATTCGGACAACGTTCTCTACCAGCTCTGGGGCAATCTTGGGGACGCCGTCCGCGAGGGCACTCACCGCTGGAAGCAGACCTTTGGCGCCGACGGGCCCATCTTCTCGCAGCTCTACCGGACCGAAGAGTCGATGCGTGAGTTCCTGCTCGGCATGCACGGCCAGGGGATGCTTTCGGCGCCCCTCGTAGCCGCCGCGTTTGACCTCTCTCGCTTCCGCCGCATCGTCGATCTCGGCGGCGCCACCGGCCACCTGGCGATGGCGGTCGCCGTGCGCTATCCGGAGATGCAGGCCGCGGTTTTCGACCTCCCGCATGTCGTCGAGCACTCGCGGCCCTTCGTCGAAGGCACGCGCGTTGAACTCATCGGCGGCGATTTCTTCTCGGACCCGCTCCCGCCGGCTGATCTCTATGCGCTCGGCCGGATCGTGCACGATTGGGCGGAGGATAAGATCCAGGCGCTGCTCGCCAGGATCAACGCCGCGCTTCCATCGGGCGGCGCATTGCTGATTGCCGAATCGCTCCTGGACGACGATCTGAAAGGGCCCGTTGCCACTCACATGCAATCGCTCAGCATGCTGCTCTGCACGGAAGGGCGCGAACGGAGCTTCCCGCAATACGCCGAACTGCTGGAACAAGCCGGCTTCGGAAAGGTGGAAGGCAAGCTCACCGGTTCCGTGGTGGATGCGGTCCTCGCTGTCAAGCTATAG